ACGTCGCCGTCTCCTTTACCGAACTCGTCTACCTCGTCGCCGTCGGCCAGGGGCAGCCGCTCGCGGGGTTCGTCGGGTTCGTCCTGCCGGTCTTGCTCGGCAACACGCTCGGCGGCGTCCTGCTCGTGTCCGTAGTCAACTACTTCCAGACGACCGAACGGCGAGTCGCCGAGGCCCGCGAGGACGGCCTGCAACGGCGGCTCTCGCGCCGCGAGTGGCTGCTCGGGCGGCGCGCTGGACGGTCCTACGTGCCGCGACGGCGGCGAGAAAACTGAGCGGCCGGCGAGTCCGGCGCCGCGGTCGGCGCCGGTGGAAAAACGAGCGCGCGGACGGTCTCAGAGCAGGTCGTCGTACTCGTAGGTGTCGATCTCGACGCCCTCGCCGGTGACCTCGGCGATGACGAGGCCGTTACCGGAGCCGGTGTCGCGCTCGGCGGCCGCGCTGACCGCGTCGGCGGCGACGGTCGTCGCCTCGTCCATCGAGAGGTCGTCCTCGTACTGGCTCTCGAGGGTCCCGTACGCGACCGTGAGGCCGGAGCCCGTGACGGTGTAGTCGTCCTCCATCACGCCGCCGGCGGGGTCGATGCTGAAGACGTGGCTGCCCTCGTCGTCGACGCCCCCGAGGATCGGGTTGATCGCGAAGAAGGGGCCGCCGCGGGCGAAGTTACCCGCGAGCGTCGCCAGCGCCTCGATGCTGATGTCCTCGCCGCGGCGGGCCTCGTAGAGGTTGACCTCCGCGCGCAGCGAGCGGATGAAGGACTGGGCACCGCCCACGGAGCCCACGAGCGTCAGCGCCGCGGTCGGGTGGATCTGCTCTACCTTCTGGACGTTCTTGTTCGAGACGAACCGGCCGCCCAGCGACGCGCGGCGGTCGGTCGCCACGACGACGCCGTCGTCCGTCGTGATGCCGATCGTGGTCGTCCCGGTCTCGTTGACCTTCTCGTTGTCCTTGTCGGTCGTGTTGGGCAGCGTCCCGAGCTCGGGTTCGTAGGGGTTCTGCAGCCCCTCCTCCAGGCTCGGTGCGCCGCCGACTGGGTTCATGTCGGTCATTCCTCGTCACCTCCGGTGTCGATCTCCTCGACGTACTGTTCGATCTCCTCGGTCTCGTGGCGGCGGTACTGCTCGGTCTCGACGTCGACCGTGCCGAGAGCGACGCCCTCGGGGTCGAGGTCCTCGTCGCCGACCGTGTCGAGGCCGCGCAGTGCGAGGTCGATCCCGCCGTCCAGATCGAGGTCCTCGCGGTACTCCTCTTCGAAGAAGTCGATGAGGTCCTCGCGGTTGCCGCCCACGGCGAGCGCCTGCCACTCGTAGGGCGTGCCGGACGGATCGGTCTCGAACAGGCGCGGCTCGCCGTTCTGGATCCCGCCGACGATCAGCGCGACACCGAACGGGCGCGCGCCGCCCGTCTGGGTGTACTGCTGGATCTGGTCGGTGATGTCCTTGGTGAGTCCTTCGACGCCGATGGGCTCGCCGTAGCGGAGCTGGTTGACCTGCGCGTCGCGGCGCGCGAAGTCGATCAGCTGGCGGGCGTCGGCCACGTGGCCGGCGCTGGCGATGCCGATGTGGTCGTCGATCTTGTGTAGCTTTTCGACGCTCTCACGCTCCAAGAGCGGAGAGCGCACGCGCGTGTCGGCGGCGAGGACGACGCCGTCCTCGGTGCGGACACCGACGCTCGCGGTGCCGCGCTTGACGGCCTCACGCGCGTACTCGACCTGATAGAGGCGTCCGTCCGGGGAGAAGATCGTGATTCCCCGGTCGTAGGCCTGCTGTTGTGCGTTTCCCTGCATAGTTTGCATCGAAAGCCGGGGGTGGCCTTCACCTTGGGTTAGTGCCTCCCGTATTTAAACCCGTTTATGGTAGCAAGTGACACCGTCACCGACAGTCGACGACTTCGGAAGGTCGATTTGGGCGCGGGGCGTTGTCCCGGCGTGGTCGGAGGAACGTACACTATCGTCGTCAACCTTCCGGAACCGGAGACGCTTACGGTCGGGTCGCTCGGCGGACACGAACTCCCAGCCGGCGCCTGCGCCTACACCGGCAGCGCGTTCGGTCCCGGCGGGTTCAGTCGGGTCGATCGCCACGTCGAGATGGCCGCCGGCGAGCGCGACGCCCGCCACTGGCACGTCGACTACCTGCTGGGCGACACCCCAGCGCGGATCGAGACGGTCGCGCGCTCGCCCGGGGCCGAGATCGAGTGCGCCGTGGCCCGCGCGCTCGCCGAGACCGGCGCGGTGGTCGTCGAGGGCTTCGGCGCGTCGGACTGCGACTGCCCGACGCACCTGCACCACCACGACGACCGGGACGCACTCGTCGCGGCAGTCCGGAGTGCGCACGACCGGTAGCGCCGGTCAGCGCCCCTCGAACTCGGGTTCGCGACCCTCGAAGAACGCGCCGACCCCCTCCGCGAAGTCCTGGGTCTCGAAGATCCGATCCTGCGCGCGAGCCTCCGCGCGGAGCGCCTCCTCCATCGAGCGGTGGGTGTTGCGCTGGACCAGCCGCTTGGTCTCGCCGACCGCCAGGGTCGGCCGGGAGGCCAGGGTCGCAACCCGTTCCGCGACCGTGTCCTCGAACTCCTCGGCGTCGAACGACTCCGTGGCGATGCCCATGTCGACGGCCTCCTCGGCGCCGACGCGACGGGCGGTGATCAGGAGGTCGAGCGCCCGGCGCACGCCCACGAGACGGGGCAGGACGTAGGTCGCGCCGGTGTCGGGCGCGAGGCCGATGTCGGTAAAACCCCAGCCGAAGACCGCGTCGTCCCGGGCGTAGACGAAGTCACAGGCCGTCGCCAGCGAAGCACCTGCACCGACGGCGACGCCACGGACGACGGCGATTGTGGGCTTCTCCATCCGCAGGAGGCCGGCCGCGATGGCGTTCAGGCCGGTTTCGAGTTCCTCGATCACGCCTTTGCCGTCCATGCCCCCCGAGAGGTCGATCCCGGAACAGAAGGCGTCGCCCTCGCCCTCGACGACGACCGCGCGGATCCCGGCGTCGTGTTCCAGCGCGCGGAGTTCGTCGGCCATCTCCGCGCAGGCCTCGGCGCTGATAGCGTTCTTGCGCTCGGGGTTGCTGATCGTGACGGTCGCGTAGTCGTCCTCGCGCGTGACCTCGATGTCGGTCATGGGCCGGCAGAGGAGCGCCGGGGTAAGAATGGTTGTGGGTCAGTGACGAGGCAGTCAGGTCGGGAAGGACCCGATCCCGAACAGCCCCGGCGGATCGCCGCCGCCGGTCCCCATCGTCTCGGGCCAGTCCAGCTCGGCGACGGACCCGACACGGAGGTCGACCGCTTTCCCGTTCCGGTTGCCCAGGCCGTCGACCAGCCCGTTCTCGGGGACGGTCACCACGTCGCCGGCAGCCACGCCCGAGACGGTCGCGATCCAGGCCTCGGCCCCCTTGTCCCACCTCGCCTCGTGTTCCTGGCCCGCCGCGGAGAACGCCAGCAGGCCACCCGTCGGCCGAATCGGTCGGACGCGGAGGTTCTCGTCGGGGTCCGGTGGCGGGTTCTGCGCGACGAACGCGAGCCGCGTCCCGTCCCCCTCACCGCTGCTCGAACCGTCAGCGACCCGGACGCCCCGCACGCGGAGTCCCCTCGACGGAACGACCTCGAAGGCCCGGCTCGGCAGTTCGTAGTTCGCGGCCTGCACGCGGAACCGGTAGGTCCCCGTCGGCAGGTCAGGCGGCACGTCGTAGCGCGCGGTATAGTGCCCCCAGAACGCCGTCCAGACGAAGCCGAGGCCGAGGTCGCTGGTCACCGTCTCCCACCCGCCGCCCGTCCGCCGTTCGAGCGACACGAAGGGATCGCCGACCGGCCGGTCTTTCCCGCTCCAGCCGCCCCTCCATTCGAGCGTGACGACGTCCATCCGCTCGACGGTTTCGGGCGGCTGGGTCTCGATCGCCCCGTCGTCGCCGCCGTCGCCGACCGGGGCGTCCGGCACCGCCGGTCGCGAACCGGTGGGTTCTGAGGGTTCGCCGACCCGCTCGGCCAGCGCGCCGGCGAGGTCCTCCTGCCGATTGCGGATCAGCAGGGAGGTGTACTTCCCGAAGGCGGTGTTGCCGCCCTCGTAGTCCTGCACGTCGTACTCCTGGGGCGTGGTGAAGTAGCCGTTGTACCCGTTGGCGATGCCGACCACGGAGACCGTCTCGACGCCGTCTGGCGCGACCGATTCGGCGGCTTCCCGCATCCGCCGCCCCATCTCGACGGTCGGTTCGCCGGGGACCGTCACGAGCATCTCGTCCCCGATCCGCATGGCCTGCACTTCCACGTCAGTCGAGTAGGGGGCCGGCGCGAGCAGGATCTTCCGCCCGTGGACGTCGTCGGCCAGCCACTCCGGTTTGCGTTTGCCCTCCAGTTCGAGCCCCGAGAAGGGCGTCGGCCCGTTCTCGCCGCCGTCCAGCGTCGGCAGGCCGACGATCGCGTCGTCGGCGACCCGCTTGCCGGGTTCGACTTCCTGCCCGACGTACTCGTCCTGCGTCGCGCGCCCGTCCACCGGGAGGTCCCGGGAGAGGTCGCCGCCGGCGTTCCGCCAGGCGTCCCACATCGCGCGCTCGATCCGGATCGCCGTCCGCTCGGCGACCGCGTACTGCCCGTAGTCGTCGTAACGCGGGATCTGGTCGCCGACGCGCCCAGTTGTGTAGACCGTCACGGGCGCGTCGCCGTCGTCGAAGCGCCGGGCGAACCACTCGCGTGCGACGCCGGGGAAGTCCGCCGAGAACGTCGTGTTGCTCGGCGTGAACGCCGTCGGGTGGTTACCGAACAGCGTCCACGCGCAGATCGGCGTCCCGTCGGTTCCCTCGACCCGGAGCAGCCTGACCGTCGTGTCGCGAGCGCGGTCGGGGTCGACCGGGTGGTCTTCGGGTTCGGCCTCGCCGATCGGCACCTCCAGGTCGAAATTAGCCAGATGGGCCGCCAGCGACCGGTTCCAGTTGCCCTCTTCGACCGTGCCGCTGGCCCAGCCGGCCCGGGCCGGGCGGCGGTTCGCGTCGGCCGCCGCGATCGCGTCGCCGATCTGCCCCGCGATCCACTCGCCCGGTTCGTTCGGCCCGGCGTGGGTGTGCGTCGCCGCGAAGAGCACCGAATCGCGGTCGAACCCCTGCGGTCGGACGTGCTCGATTACCCGGTCCCGCACCGCCGGCTTTCCGAGGTCCGCCGACACGAGCGCGACCTTCCGCTCGCCGTCCGAGAGGACCAGCGCGTGTGCGAACAGCCTGATCGCGACCCCCTCGGCCCGCATGTCCGGCCGGACGTACCCGAAGAAGGAGCCGCCGTTCTCCGGCGTGATGTCCCGACGGGCCGCGCTCGCGGTGAGCGCGCCCCCCGAGGTCGCCGATCCGCTCTCGCCGCTC
Above is a genomic segment from Halorientalis sp. LT38 containing:
- a CDS encoding neutral/alkaline non-lysosomal ceramidase N-terminal domain-containing protein, with product MANTGGPGSGAPDRRGAERGVSNTLDRRRFVQATALAGLATGLASGESGSATSGGALTASAARRDITPENGGSFFGYVRPDMRAEGVAIRLFAHALVLSDGERKVALVSADLGKPAVRDRVIEHVRPQGFDRDSVLFAATHTHAGPNEPGEWIAGQIGDAIAAADANRRPARAGWASGTVEEGNWNRSLAAHLANFDLEVPIGEAEPEDHPVDPDRARDTTVRLLRVEGTDGTPICAWTLFGNHPTAFTPSNTTFSADFPGVAREWFARRFDDGDAPVTVYTTGRVGDQIPRYDDYGQYAVAERTAIRIERAMWDAWRNAGGDLSRDLPVDGRATQDEYVGQEVEPGKRVADDAIVGLPTLDGGENGPTPFSGLELEGKRKPEWLADDVHGRKILLAPAPYSTDVEVQAMRIGDEMLVTVPGEPTVEMGRRMREAAESVAPDGVETVSVVGIANGYNGYFTTPQEYDVQDYEGGNTAFGKYTSLLIRNRQEDLAGALAERVGEPSEPTGSRPAVPDAPVGDGGDDGAIETQPPETVERMDVVTLEWRGGWSGKDRPVGDPFVSLERRTGGGWETVTSDLGLGFVWTAFWGHYTARYDVPPDLPTGTYRFRVQAANYELPSRAFEVVPSRGLRVRGVRVADGSSSGEGDGTRLAFVAQNPPPDPDENLRVRPIRPTGGLLAFSAAGQEHEARWDKGAEAWIATVSGVAAGDVVTVPENGLVDGLGNRNGKAVDLRVGSVAELDWPETMGTGGGDPPGLFGIGSFPT
- a CDS encoding enoyl-CoA hydratase/isomerase family protein; translation: MTDIEVTREDDYATVTISNPERKNAISAEACAEMADELRALEHDAGIRAVVVEGEGDAFCSGIDLSGGMDGKGVIEELETGLNAIAAGLLRMEKPTIAVVRGVAVGAGASLATACDFVYARDDAVFGWGFTDIGLAPDTGATYVLPRLVGVRRALDLLITARRVGAEEAVDMGIATESFDAEEFEDTVAERVATLASRPTLAVGETKRLVQRNTHRSMEEALRAEARAQDRIFETQDFAEGVGAFFEGREPEFEGR
- the psmB gene encoding archaeal proteasome endopeptidase complex subunit beta — encoded protein: MTDMNPVGGAPSLEEGLQNPYEPELGTLPNTTDKDNEKVNETGTTTIGITTDDGVVVATDRRASLGGRFVSNKNVQKVEQIHPTAALTLVGSVGGAQSFIRSLRAEVNLYEARRGEDISIEALATLAGNFARGGPFFAINPILGGVDDEGSHVFSIDPAGGVMEDDYTVTGSGLTVAYGTLESQYEDDLSMDEATTVAADAVSAAAERDTGSGNGLVIAEVTGEGVEIDTYEYDDLL
- a CDS encoding GIY-YIG nuclease family protein; this encodes MVGGTYTIVVNLPEPETLTVGSLGGHELPAGACAYTGSAFGPGGFSRVDRHVEMAAGERDARHWHVDYLLGDTPARIETVARSPGAEIECAVARALAETGAVVVEGFGASDCDCPTHLHHHDDRDALVAAVRSAHDR
- the psmA gene encoding archaeal proteasome endopeptidase complex subunit alpha, giving the protein MQGNAQQQAYDRGITIFSPDGRLYQVEYAREAVKRGTASVGVRTEDGVVLAADTRVRSPLLERESVEKLHKIDDHIGIASAGHVADARQLIDFARRDAQVNQLRYGEPIGVEGLTKDITDQIQQYTQTGGARPFGVALIVGGIQNGEPRLFETDPSGTPYEWQALAVGGNREDLIDFFEEEYREDLDLDGGIDLALRGLDTVGDEDLDPEGVALGTVDVETEQYRRHETEEIEQYVEEIDTGGDEE